The Candidatus Binatia bacterium nucleotide sequence ATGAGTGAGTACAGCGCGTGGTTCGAATGCATCAACGGTTGCCCCACCCACTTCAGTCTTTTTGAGGTGATCTACCGCTGCCCTCAGTGCGGCGACCTGTTGGACGTGGCACACGACATGGCCGCTCTCAAGCGGCGCTCGCCGGCCGCCTGGATGCAGCTTTTCGACGACCGCTACCGGCGCAACACCTTCCCCTACGGCTCTGGCGTCTGGGGCAAAAAGGAATGGGTCGTCCCGTTCATCGACAACGAGAACGTGGTGTCGACCTACGAAGGCGGCACCAATCTGCTGTGGGCGGATCGCTATGGCAAGCTGCTCGGCGTCGAGGATCTCTGGGTCAAGCAGTGCGGCAACTCGCATACGGGATCCTTCAAGGATCTCGGTATGACCGTCTTGGTCTCGGTGGTGAAACAGATGATCGCCGAGGGCCAGATGATCACCGCCATCGCCTGCGCCTCGACCGGCGACACGTCAGCGGCGCTGGCGAACTACTGCGCCGCCGCGGGAATTCCCGCCGTCGTCCTCCTGCCGCGGAACAAGGTGTCCCCGGCCCAGCTGGTGCAACCGCTCGCCAACGGTGCGTTGGTGTTGAGCCTGGACACCGATTTCGACGGCTGCATGGCGCTGGTGCAGGAGATCACCAAGGAGCACACCGTCTACCTGGCGAATTCCATGAACAGCTTGCGGTTGGAGGGCCAGAAGACAGTGGCCATCGAAATGGTGCAGCAGTTCAATTGGGAAGTGCCGGACTGGGTGGTGATTCCGGGAGGTAACCTCGGCAACGTCAGCGCCCTCGGCAAAGGGTTCTTGATGATGCAGGAGCTCGGGCTGATCCAGAAGCTGCCCCGCATCGCCGTGGCGCAGGCGGAGAACGCCAACCCGTTGTATCTTTCGTATCTCAAACACTTCCAGTCATTCGTGCCGGTCAGGGCCAAGAAGACCCTGGCCAGCGCCATCCAGATCGGCAACCCGGTGAGTTACAAGCGCGCCATCAAAGTGCTGCAGCAGTTCGACGGCGTCGTGGACCAGGCCAGCGAGACCGAGCTGGCGGATGAGGCGGCGCGCGCCGACCGCACCGGCATGTTCAACTGCCCGCACACCGGCGTCGCACTGGCGGTGTTGCGCAAGCTGGTGGAACGGAAGGTCATCCACTCCAACCAGCGCGTGGTGGTGATCTCAACCGCCCATGGCTTGAAGTTTGCCGAGCAGAAGACGGCGTATCATCTCGGCCAGATCGAAGGCGTGCACTCCACCTGCGCCAACCGGCCGGTGGAGATCGCCGCGGATCTGCGGCTGGTCAACGAGACGATCAAGCGTTACGCCGACAAGATCAAGCTGCTGGAGGCCTAACGTGTCGAGCGACAAGCCCGGGACCCGCAAGGTTGGGCCAAGCACCCAGGCCGTGCACGGCGGCGAGCCGCGCACCAAATTGACGAGCGCCATCGCCACGCCCATCATTCAGAGCGCCACCTTCACCTTCACCAACACGCAAGAACTGTCGGACTACTTCGAAGGCCGCATCGAGCGTGAAGAGTATGGCCGCTACGGCAACCCGACACAGCGCGTGGCGGAGTGCAAACTTGCGGCACTGGAGGGAGCGGAAGACGGGCTGCTGTTCTCCAGCGGCATGGCCGCGATCACGACGACGCTCTTCGCCATGACCACGAAGGGGGCACACGTGGTGGTCACCGACGACGCGTACCGGCGGACCCGCCAGTTCTTGCACCAGATCTTGCGGCGCTACGGCGTCGAGGTCTCGACCGTGCCCGCCGGTGACTACGACCGCATGGAGGAATCGGTGCGGCAGACGACCCGGCTCATCTTCAGCGAGTCGCCGACCAACCCGTACAACCGTATTCTCGATCTCGAGCGCGTGGCCGACATCGGCCGGCGCCACCGAGTGAAGACGATCATCGACTCCACCTTCGCCACGCCGATCAACCAGCGCCCCACCGATTTCGGCATCGATCTCGTCATCCATTCGGCCACCAAGTATCTCGGCGGTCACAACGACTTTCTCGCCGGCGTGGTGCTGGGCAA carries:
- the thrC gene encoding threonine synthase yields the protein MSEYSAWFECINGCPTHFSLFEVIYRCPQCGDLLDVAHDMAALKRRSPAAWMQLFDDRYRRNTFPYGSGVWGKKEWVVPFIDNENVVSTYEGGTNLLWADRYGKLLGVEDLWVKQCGNSHTGSFKDLGMTVLVSVVKQMIAEGQMITAIACASTGDTSAALANYCAAAGIPAVVLLPRNKVSPAQLVQPLANGALVLSLDTDFDGCMALVQEITKEHTVYLANSMNSLRLEGQKTVAIEMVQQFNWEVPDWVVIPGGNLGNVSALGKGFLMMQELGLIQKLPRIAVAQAENANPLYLSYLKHFQSFVPVRAKKTLASAIQIGNPVSYKRAIKVLQQFDGVVDQASETELADEAARADRTGMFNCPHTGVALAVLRKLVERKVIHSNQRVVVISTAHGLKFAEQKTAYHLGQIEGVHSTCANRPVEIAADLRLVNETIKRYADKIKLLEA
- a CDS encoding aminotransferase class I/II-fold pyridoxal phosphate-dependent enzyme, which codes for MSSDKPGTRKVGPSTQAVHGGEPRTKLTSAIATPIIQSATFTFTNTQELSDYFEGRIEREEYGRYGNPTQRVAECKLAALEGAEDGLLFSSGMAAITTTLFAMTTKGAHVVVTDDAYRRTRQFLHQILRRYGVEVSTVPAGDYDRMEESVRQTTRLIFSESPTNPYNRILDLERVADIGRRHRVKTIIDSTFATPINQRPTDFGIDLVIHSATKYLGGHNDFLAGVVLGNKELVGAIREFHGVTGAVADPFVAYLLIRGIKTLALRVARQNDNAQRISEFLEPHPKVARVYYPGLPSHPEHAIAVRQMRGFGGVVSFEVYGDVTTASRLVDACKIPRIAPSLGGVESLIEQPALMSFYELTTEERLQIGIKDTLVRYAVGVEDADDLIADLEQALEQI